One window of the Pleurocapsa minor HA4230-MV1 genome contains the following:
- a CDS encoding ABC transporter ATP-binding protein translates to MNQNLDPVNPLETQQLTLAYDGAPIIRNLSLVIPPQQITVLVGANGCGKSTLLRGLAKLLKPKSGIVYLDGKNISQLKATTVAKKLGMLTQSPVAPEGLTVRDLVAMGRYPHQSWLQQWSTEDEKKVAEALKITTIDELADRSLDSLSGGQRQRAWIAMVLAQDTDILLLDEPTTFLDLAHQVELLDLLDELQESQGKTIVMILHDLNLSCRYADYLVAIQQGKVYATGTPEQVMTEEMVREVFNLECRIIPDPLADTPMCIPLGRRVKVKGLK, encoded by the coding sequence ATGAACCAAAATTTAGATCCAGTCAACCCCTTAGAAACCCAACAACTTACTCTGGCATATGACGGTGCGCCAATTATTCGGAATTTGAGTTTAGTAATTCCCCCCCAGCAAATCACTGTATTGGTAGGTGCTAACGGTTGTGGTAAGTCTACTCTATTACGAGGACTAGCAAAGCTATTAAAACCCAAGTCAGGCATTGTTTATCTAGACGGCAAAAATATTTCTCAACTCAAGGCGACAACTGTAGCTAAAAAACTAGGAATGCTAACTCAAAGTCCTGTCGCGCCAGAAGGATTAACGGTAAGAGATTTAGTCGCTATGGGACGTTATCCCCATCAAAGCTGGTTACAGCAGTGGTCAACGGAAGATGAAAAGAAGGTAGCAGAAGCCTTGAAAATCACCACGATCGACGAATTAGCAGATCGCTCATTAGATAGTCTTTCTGGCGGACAAAGACAACGAGCCTGGATTGCCATGGTATTAGCTCAGGATACGGATATTTTATTGTTAGATGAACCGACTACTTTTTTGGATTTAGCGCATCAGGTGGAATTATTGGATCTACTCGATGAACTACAGGAAAGTCAAGGCAAAACCATTGTGATGATTCTGCATGACCTTAATCTCTCTTGTCGCTATGCCGATTATTTGGTAGCTATACAGCAGGGTAAGGTATACGCTACGGGAACTCCAGAACAAGTAATGACTGAAGAAATGGTGCGGGAGGTTTTTAATTTAGAGTGTCGTATCATCCCCGATCCTTTGGCAGATACTCCTATGTGTATCCCCCTAGGACGACGGGTTAAAGTGAAAGGGTTAAAGTGA
- a CDS encoding iron ABC transporter permease, with amino-acid sequence MTKQWLIIRSPILPISFHLDRRVPVILIILTLVTIVAMVISVSYGEYPISTLDVVKTLLGLPTSNRDYAFVINTLRLPRTIVAFLVGVGLAIAGTITQSITRNPLAAPEIIGINAGATLAAVSLLVLLPNAPVSLLPFAAFGGALTVALLIYLLAWQGGSSPIRLILIGIGFDLIVVALTDIMITFGEIDTVSQALVWLAGSVYGRTWSQVMALIPWIIIFGLMALLLTRELNTLNLGDEVARGLGSQVEWQRGLLLLTSVALAGASIATAGAVGFVGLMSPHLGRQLVGASHEGLLPVSAMIGGMLVVIADLLGRVLFAPLELPCGIITAAIGAPYFVYLLIQTRQR; translated from the coding sequence ATGACCAAACAATGGCTAATTATTCGCTCTCCAATCTTACCAATCTCATTTCATTTGGATCGGCGAGTTCCAGTAATTTTAATAATTCTGACTCTGGTAACTATAGTTGCTATGGTGATTAGCGTCAGCTATGGCGAATATCCCATTTCAACTCTAGATGTAGTCAAGACTTTATTGGGTTTGCCAACATCTAATCGGGATTATGCTTTTGTGATTAATACCCTACGTCTACCGCGAACTATTGTGGCTTTTTTAGTTGGGGTGGGACTAGCGATCGCTGGAACGATTACTCAAAGTATCACTCGCAATCCTCTAGCTGCACCAGAAATTATCGGCATAAATGCAGGCGCGACTTTAGCTGCGGTTTCTTTATTAGTTTTACTGCCTAATGCTCCCGTGTCTTTGCTGCCTTTTGCTGCTTTTGGCGGTGCGTTGACGGTTGCACTGTTAATTTATCTGTTGGCTTGGCAGGGAGGAAGTTCGCCAATTCGGTTAATTTTAATTGGCATTGGTTTCGATCTGATTGTCGTTGCTTTGACCGATATTATGATTACTTTTGGGGAGATTGATACTGTTTCTCAGGCTTTAGTTTGGTTAGCAGGTAGCGTTTACGGACGTACTTGGTCGCAAGTAATGGCTTTAATTCCCTGGATTATAATCTTTGGCTTAATGGCATTGCTGCTAACTAGAGAATTAAATACTTTAAACCTGGGAGATGAAGTTGCTCGTGGTTTGGGTAGTCAGGTTGAATGGCAGCGAGGTTTATTACTCTTAACCAGCGTTGCTTTAGCAGGTGCTTCAATAGCTACAGCAGGTGCAGTTGGTTTTGTCGGCTTGATGTCACCTCACCTGGGAAGACAGTTAGTGGGAGCTTCCCATGAAGGACTATTACCCGTATCGGCAATGATCGGCGGAATGCTGGTGGTCATTGCCGATTTATTAGGAAGAGTCTTGTTTGCACCTCTAGAACTTCCCTGTGGGATTATCACCGCAGCCATTGGTGCGCCATATTTTGTCTATCTGTTAATTCAAACCCGTCAAAGATGA
- a CDS encoding iron ABC transporter permease, whose protein sequence is MTIAKKYYPGKNYLLLGGLLLGILILWLSFFASLSWGAADIAFKDISQAFTNFDNSTNQLIIRTIRLPRALISILVGAALAVAGAIMQGLTRNPLASPDILGVNAGAALAVVAGTLIFGSNSLIIYAWYAFAGAAISAIAVYFLGSLGRGGLTPFNLTIAGAALTVFISSITSGILILSQRTLEEIRFWLAGSVAGRDMNLLLQVLPYICIGLILAIALSKQITILSLGEDTARSLGQSTGLIKILAAISIILLAGASVAIAGPIGFVGLIVPHLVRFLVGVDYRWILPYSAILGAIILLIADLCGRLVLQPRELPVGLVMPLIGAPCFIYLIRWKIKG, encoded by the coding sequence ATGACGATCGCTAAAAAATATTACCCAGGAAAAAATTATTTACTCCTAGGAGGTTTGCTATTAGGAATTTTGATTCTCTGGCTTAGTTTCTTCGCTAGTCTTAGTTGGGGTGCTGCCGATATTGCTTTTAAGGATATTTCTCAAGCATTTACTAACTTTGATAATTCTACTAATCAGCTAATTATTCGTACAATCCGTTTACCGCGAGCGCTAATTTCTATATTAGTCGGAGCAGCGTTGGCTGTAGCAGGAGCGATTATGCAGGGACTAACACGGAATCCTCTGGCATCTCCTGACATTTTAGGAGTTAATGCAGGAGCAGCTTTGGCTGTAGTAGCGGGGACGTTAATCTTTGGTAGTAATTCTTTAATTATCTATGCTTGGTATGCTTTTGCAGGAGCTGCCATCAGTGCGATCGCCGTATATTTCCTCGGTTCTCTTGGTCGGGGAGGGTTGACACCTTTTAACCTAACCATAGCTGGTGCAGCATTGACAGTGTTTATCTCTTCGATTACCAGTGGTATTTTAATTCTGAGCCAACGTACCTTAGAAGAAATTAGGTTTTGGCTAGCTGGTTCGGTAGCGGGGAGAGATATGAATTTACTGCTGCAAGTGTTGCCTTATATCTGTATTGGTTTAATATTAGCGATCGCTCTTAGCAAACAAATTACTATCCTTAGTTTAGGAGAGGATACCGCTAGAAGTTTAGGACAGTCTACGGGATTGATTAAAATACTCGCTGCCATCAGTATTATTTTACTAGCTGGAGCAAGTGTGGCGATCGCAGGGCCAATTGGCTTTGTGGGTTTGATTGTTCCCCATCTAGTTCGTTTCCTCGTAGGGGTTGATTATCGCTGGATTTTGCCTTATTCAGCCATTTTGGGGGCAATCATTCTGTTAATTGCCGATCTTTGCGGTCGGTTAGTGCTTCAACCCAGAGAGTTGCCTGTAGGGTTGGTGATGCCTTTAATTGGAGCGCCTTGCTTTATTTATTTAATTAGATGGAAGATTAAAGGGTAG
- a CDS encoding helix-turn-helix domain-containing protein, with protein MTNQDHEHSTNTFKQLLSKRKTTAYQIAKKTGIDKTYLSKLSSGAIAKPGKDKLIKIAQALNIELEQLQKVFSEPEEVIEEFGLDNMQSNFSQVITPLQDWGSAPTAIVCYERSTEINTIKQWIEEQDCRLVTLFGLGGIGKTTVAMEIARQLKSEFDYVFWRTLSEVSLIEIIIQDALRLFSNKKPPITITHQITKLLQYLQKHRCLLILDGIETILATGSSLQPYQNGCQAYGELLRQVAQKQHQSCLLLVSDEKPRDIAIWESTSALIHSYQLQGSTKVGYRILADKQIPQSSAWNELITVYQGHPLALKIVATLINELFNGDVSQFLRQNTLFLGDLQFILHQQYQRLGDREKNILKTLAETDKPLSLQELTLQYATQLRCSEIMNCLNSLKRRSLLEIDQNNRVSFYSIQPVVRKYIKSQS; from the coding sequence GTGACTAACCAAGACCACGAGCATAGCACTAATACTTTTAAACAATTATTGAGCAAACGTAAGACAACTGCCTATCAAATAGCCAAAAAAACAGGAATTGATAAAACTTATCTCAGCAAACTTTCGAGTGGAGCGATCGCTAAACCAGGAAAAGACAAATTAATCAAAATTGCTCAGGCGTTAAATATCGAACTTGAACAACTCCAAAAAGTCTTTAGCGAACCAGAAGAGGTGATTGAAGAATTTGGTTTAGATAATATGCAATCAAATTTCTCTCAAGTTATCACGCCATTACAGGATTGGGGATCTGCCCCAACTGCTATTGTTTGTTATGAGCGAAGTACTGAAATAAATACCATCAAGCAATGGATCGAAGAGCAAGATTGTCGTTTAGTCACGCTCTTTGGTTTAGGGGGAATTGGCAAGACTACCGTAGCTATGGAAATTGCCAGACAATTAAAATCTGAATTTGACTATGTATTCTGGCGTACTTTAAGTGAGGTTTCTCTAATAGAAATCATCATTCAAGATGCTTTGAGGCTATTTAGCAACAAAAAGCCGCCAATCACGATTACTCACCAAATTACTAAGTTACTGCAATATTTACAAAAACATCGTTGTTTATTAATTTTAGATGGCATAGAAACCATCTTAGCGACAGGTAGCTCACTACAGCCCTATCAAAACGGTTGTCAAGCCTATGGAGAATTATTGAGACAGGTAGCTCAAAAACAACATCAAAGTTGTCTGTTATTAGTTAGTGATGAAAAACCGAGGGATATAGCCATTTGGGAAAGTACTTCGGCTTTGATTCATTCTTATCAACTTCAAGGTTCAACCAAAGTTGGTTATCGAATTTTGGCAGATAAACAAATTCCGCAATCTTCCGCCTGGAATGAACTTATCACAGTTTATCAGGGACATCCTTTAGCTTTAAAAATAGTTGCCACTCTGATTAACGAACTATTCAATGGTGATGTATCCCAATTTTTGCGTCAAAATACTTTATTTTTAGGTGATTTACAGTTTATTTTGCATCAGCAGTATCAACGCCTTGGAGATCGGGAAAAAAACATACTTAAGACTCTTGCCGAGACAGACAAACCCCTCTCTCTTCAGGAATTAACCTTACAATACGCTACTCAACTAAGATGCTCGGAAATAATGAATTGTCTTAATAGTCTCAAAAGGCGATCGCTTTTAGAAATCGACCAAAATAATCGAGTTAGCTTTTACAGTATTCAACCTGTAGTGCGAAAATATATCAAGTCTCAAAGTTGA
- a CDS encoding protein kinase, with the protein MSYCFNPDCSQPDNLQWQDRCNSCGANLLLNQRYRGIKLLGKSQLALTIEVIDIKPNQLEPDNHNSQTKVLKILLTDYPKAVELFQQEAQILSQMNHAGIPKLSEDGYFSFQPHWQQNPVHCLVITKISGLDLEQWLKQGNNQLSLEQAQDWLKQLLDILSQLHQQQYFHRDIKPSNIILQPNGKLALIDFGAARKVTHTYLGKVGVNQGITSIGTPGYIAPEQIDGAALPQSDFFGLGRTLVHLLTGKHPQEFAKNLDTREIIWRDLAPQVSVSFADLLDGMMNYLPSQRPVNVEAITNNLIKVEQFPHQPLTKPPSKFKSLPMLFGAVFLPFSVLGLYNLGDNLKPEATTSKVANIPLCNNLTCVNRDPIDNKCDRDAQTITSNTGNYILNQKLMPYRLEIRYSPTCNSVWAKSEAPYRSIHYIEDAQGKKYGSAIVHVDQWNEHYADMAPGKNIQVRACAKPLTGKKSCTNFVQL; encoded by the coding sequence ATGAGCTATTGTTTTAATCCTGATTGTTCTCAACCCGATAACCTCCAATGGCAAGATCGATGTAATAGTTGTGGTGCAAACCTGCTTTTGAATCAGCGTTATCGGGGAATCAAGTTGTTAGGGAAAAGCCAATTGGCTCTAACCATCGAAGTTATTGACATTAAGCCGAACCAACTAGAACCCGACAATCATAACTCCCAGACCAAGGTTTTAAAAATTCTGCTCACAGACTATCCTAAAGCGGTGGAGCTATTTCAACAAGAAGCGCAAATTCTGTCCCAGATGAATCATGCTGGTATTCCTAAACTATCAGAGGATGGTTATTTTAGCTTTCAGCCTCACTGGCAGCAAAACCCCGTACATTGCTTAGTAATCACCAAAATAAGCGGCTTAGATTTAGAACAGTGGTTAAAACAAGGTAACAATCAACTTAGCCTAGAACAAGCTCAAGATTGGCTCAAACAATTATTAGATATACTATCTCAACTCCATCAGCAGCAATACTTTCACCGTGACATCAAACCCAGCAATATTATTTTGCAGCCTAATGGAAAGCTAGCTTTAATTGATTTTGGTGCAGCTAGAAAAGTTACTCATACTTATCTGGGTAAAGTAGGAGTCAATCAAGGAATTACCAGTATTGGTACACCAGGCTATATTGCACCCGAACAGATTGACGGCGCAGCCTTGCCTCAGTCTGATTTCTTTGGTTTAGGTCGTACTTTAGTTCATTTATTAACAGGGAAACATCCCCAAGAATTTGCTAAAAATTTAGATACCAGAGAAATTATTTGGCGCGATCTAGCACCTCAAGTATCAGTTTCTTTTGCCGACTTATTAGATGGAATGATGAACTATCTACCCAGTCAGCGTCCTGTAAATGTTGAAGCGATTACTAATAATTTAATTAAAGTTGAGCAGTTTCCTCATCAACCACTAACAAAACCACCCTCAAAGTTCAAGTCATTGCCGATGTTATTTGGCGCAGTGTTTTTACCCTTCTCGGTTTTAGGTTTATATAATTTGGGAGATAACTTGAAACCAGAAGCAACTACCAGCAAAGTTGCCAATATACCCCTGTGTAATAATCTTACCTGTGTTAACCGCGACCCGATCGATAATAAATGCGATCGCGATGCTCAGACTATTACTTCTAATACTGGCAATTATATTTTGAATCAGAAACTCATGCCTTATCGGCTAGAAATCCGTTATTCTCCAACCTGTAATTCTGTCTGGGCAAAATCAGAAGCTCCTTATCGCTCTATTCACTATATAGAAGATGCCCAAGGCAAAAAATATGGTTCGGCAATTGTTCATGTCGACCAATGGAATGAACATTATGCAGATATGGCACCAGGAAAAAATATTCAAGTACGTGCCTGTGCTAAACCCCTAACAGGAAAGAAAAGCTGTACTAATTTTGTCCAACTGTAA
- a CDS encoding S8 family peptidase, with protein sequence MKKLLLLCLFVLGIGFALFNFKGLAQKGEFNSIILDFKEDVPIAKISEEIQALKAKYNQQVGLNSFFSINDRIYIVEGDKKVLKELKRSPLRKDTEYIEANYLYHISAVPNDPQYNRQWNFRDINVEQAWDETRGAGVTVAVIDTGVSIVPDLKSTKFVPGYDFVKNKDEVSDDNGHGTHVAGTIAQSTNNGYGVAGIAYEASIMPLKVLASSGGGTVADIAEAIKFAADNGANVINMSLGGGGASNMMEEAIKYAHNKGVVIVAAAGNEGRNAASYPARYPDVISVAATNPGGDKASYSNFGAGVDISAPGGSAEGKGDSGKIIQNTINPATGESVFVGFPGTSMAAPHVSGVAALIKSTGVETPDEIRDILLQSTRKVEEDHLNHFGSGHLDANAAVQLALKGKITFNDFFRWLRKSGYLNLGFWVDGGAVALLPKLGMVLGSYLLAWFLRNYLPFTLGLNSGLIFGSSGLFFLQGLYWFDLPQWPMRLFGSSLPELGNVVFGNANLNPLFASALIPFALTALLLNSGLKWFAIGSSIGVAACLGVSAFTDPGIWLLGNGAIASTYLIVNVLLCLGLAYIASQKDPQRV encoded by the coding sequence ATGAAAAAGTTATTGCTGCTGTGCTTATTTGTTCTGGGAATTGGATTTGCTCTGTTCAATTTCAAAGGACTGGCACAAAAAGGGGAATTCAACTCAATTATTTTAGATTTTAAAGAAGATGTGCCGATCGCTAAAATTAGCGAAGAGATTCAAGCGCTTAAAGCAAAATATAATCAGCAAGTTGGTTTGAACAGTTTTTTCTCGATCAACGATCGCATTTATATTGTTGAAGGAGATAAAAAGGTACTTAAGGAATTGAAGCGCTCTCCTCTTCGTAAAGATACGGAATATATTGAAGCAAATTATCTATATCACATCAGTGCTGTTCCCAACGATCCTCAATACAATCGACAATGGAACTTTCGCGATATTAATGTCGAACAGGCTTGGGACGAAACTAGGGGAGCGGGGGTAACTGTTGCGGTAATTGATACAGGAGTCAGTATCGTACCCGATCTCAAGTCAACTAAGTTTGTTCCAGGCTACGATTTTGTCAAAAATAAAGATGAGGTAAGCGATGATAATGGACATGGGACTCATGTAGCAGGTACGATCGCTCAATCTACTAATAATGGCTATGGAGTGGCAGGAATTGCCTATGAAGCCAGCATTATGCCTTTAAAGGTTCTAGCTAGTAGTGGTGGCGGAACGGTTGCCGATATTGCTGAAGCGATTAAATTTGCTGCGGATAACGGTGCCAACGTGATTAACATGAGCTTGGGTGGTGGCGGTGCTAGCAACATGATGGAAGAAGCGATTAAGTATGCTCATAATAAAGGGGTGGTAATTGTTGCTGCTGCGGGGAATGAAGGTCGTAATGCAGCTTCCTATCCCGCTCGCTATCCTGATGTAATTAGTGTTGCAGCGACCAATCCTGGGGGAGATAAAGCCTCTTATTCAAACTTTGGCGCAGGGGTTGATATTTCCGCTCCTGGGGGTAGTGCAGAGGGAAAAGGTGATAGTGGCAAGATCATTCAGAACACGATTAATCCTGCAACTGGTGAATCAGTGTTTGTCGGTTTTCCTGGAACTAGTATGGCGGCACCTCATGTATCTGGTGTGGCTGCGCTAATTAAATCTACTGGGGTTGAGACTCCAGACGAGATTCGAGATATTTTGCTGCAATCTACGCGCAAAGTTGAGGAAGATCATTTGAATCATTTTGGTTCAGGACATTTGGATGCTAATGCAGCAGTTCAGCTAGCGCTTAAAGGCAAAATTACCTTTAATGATTTCTTCCGTTGGCTGCGTAAGAGTGGTTATCTCAACCTTGGCTTCTGGGTTGATGGTGGTGCAGTGGCGCTATTACCCAAACTGGGTATGGTACTTGGCTCTTATTTACTCGCCTGGTTTTTACGCAACTATCTTCCGTTTACCCTCGGTTTAAACAGTGGTCTGATTTTTGGCAGTTCTGGCTTATTTTTCCTTCAAGGACTATATTGGTTTGATTTACCACAATGGCCGATGCGCCTGTTTGGTAGTTCTTTACCCGAATTAGGTAACGTGGTGTTTGGTAATGCTAACCTAAATCCGCTATTTGCCAGTGCCTTAATTCCTTTTGCCTTAACTGCTCTGCTCTTAAATTCTGGCCTAAAATGGTTTGCCATTGGTTCTAGTATTGGGGTGGCTGCTTGTTTGGGAGTTAGTGCTTTTACCGATCCTGGGATTTGGCTTTTAGGTAATGGTGCGATCGCTAGTACCTATTTGATCGTTAACGTCTTACTCTGTCTAGGTTTGGCATATATAGCTAGCCAAAAAGATCCTCAAAGAGTATAA
- a CDS encoding NYN domain-containing protein — MQVSSYTGAILLDVENFPFQLDLAQHLKPYCRYPITIKFAVANWLNSSVSKLDRHLHQQGYQLIHVPQSKNAADAQILTLGASLQLNYPQVKEVAIVSHDAIFNYLHQTLQRQGQNTYKVYQQSGNVYIDDFVSYYPARLHSNDSSSTDRNSIMTKISSATPVQTIEDKIQSKIEVTLTKLAQESPEKITLSRLSQEFKVKYQKSISEILQSNKLPKSTLRFIQKNCAEKIKVEVKGKEHYLSLKSI, encoded by the coding sequence ATGCAAGTTTCATCTTATACGGGGGCAATTTTATTAGATGTCGAAAATTTCCCCTTCCAGCTCGATTTGGCGCAACATCTCAAGCCATACTGCCGATATCCCATCACGATTAAATTCGCTGTCGCAAATTGGCTTAATAGTAGCGTTTCTAAACTAGATCGACATTTGCATCAACAAGGATATCAACTGATTCATGTCCCTCAATCCAAAAATGCTGCCGATGCTCAGATTTTAACTTTAGGGGCATCTTTACAGTTAAACTATCCCCAGGTGAAAGAGGTAGCAATAGTTTCTCACGACGCTATTTTTAATTATTTACATCAGACTCTACAAAGACAAGGACAGAATACCTATAAGGTTTATCAGCAGTCAGGAAATGTGTATATTGATGATTTTGTCAGTTATTACCCTGCGCGTTTGCACTCGAATGATTCTAGCTCAACGGATCGTAATTCAATAATGACGAAAATTTCTAGTGCTACACCAGTACAAACTATAGAGGATAAGATTCAAAGCAAAATAGAAGTGACTTTAACTAAACTTGCGCAGGAATCACCAGAGAAAATTACCTTGTCGCGATTATCTCAAGAATTTAAGGTTAAATATCAAAAATCCATTTCCGAAATTTTACAGAGTAACAAGCTGCCCAAGTCAACCTTACGCTTTATTCAGAAAAATTGCGCCGAGAAAATTAAGGTAGAGGTAAAAGGTAAAGAGCATTATCTATCATTAAAAAGTATTTAA
- a CDS encoding AAA family ATPase translates to MNNTEFLQQVLAGATPSIDEFVDILGDRFSLLREYQSTPQDCQWHAEGNVHIHTGMVLNETYKILQTEATHFDPQRRLSLILGALLHDIYKPITTQEQEIEGKIHLVAPQHAIKGRSYLALKLVGLDLPYSVVENTLSLVGYHHEPKQLVTQNKSAGEYQRIARLSDPELLYWLALANLRGRECQDREQLEIVDLYGLFAQKYQAWQGFGAEYQSWRAYFQRELADWNQATRDLVFAQAIARYEAGKIFDPESELVRSCSYRDAFPQVVITFGVSGSGKSTWIEQNLGDHTIISLDALRAKIASSRSDQSQNSKVIQIAQEQLKTLLRSQSKIVWDATSLRYDFRQQIISISRQYGALITLVIFHCPETIYLERNRQRRHSIPEEVLYQQLQSLEFPELDEGDRTIIVDEHGNTLATHGTC, encoded by the coding sequence ATGAACAACACAGAATTCTTACAACAAGTATTAGCAGGAGCAACGCCTAGTATTGATGAGTTTGTGGATATTTTAGGCGATCGCTTTTCTCTTTTGCGAGAGTATCAATCTACCCCTCAAGATTGTCAATGGCACGCTGAAGGAAATGTGCATATTCATACGGGAATGGTATTGAATGAAACCTATAAGATTTTGCAAACTGAAGCGACTCATTTCGATCCCCAGCGCCGTCTGAGTCTAATTCTGGGTGCTTTGTTACATGATATCTACAAGCCAATTACTACTCAAGAGCAAGAAATTGAAGGGAAAATTCACCTTGTTGCTCCCCAACACGCTATTAAAGGACGTTCCTATTTAGCACTTAAGCTAGTGGGTTTAGATTTGCCCTATTCGGTAGTCGAGAACACCTTAAGTTTAGTTGGTTATCATCACGAGCCTAAACAGTTAGTTACGCAAAATAAATCCGCTGGAGAATATCAACGAATCGCTCGTCTTAGCGATCCAGAATTGCTCTACTGGCTGGCATTAGCCAATCTTCGAGGACGAGAATGCCAAGATCGAGAACAATTAGAAATTGTTGATCTGTATGGTTTATTTGCTCAGAAATATCAAGCCTGGCAAGGTTTTGGTGCGGAGTATCAGTCTTGGCGAGCATATTTTCAGCGTGAATTAGCCGACTGGAATCAAGCTACTCGTGATTTAGTTTTCGCTCAAGCGATCGCTCGTTATGAAGCTGGCAAGATTTTTGACCCAGAATCCGAACTGGTTCGTTCTTGTTCCTATCGAGATGCTTTTCCTCAAGTGGTTATAACTTTTGGCGTCAGTGGCTCGGGAAAAAGTACTTGGATTGAGCAGAACCTGGGCGATCATACAATTATCTCCCTCGATGCTTTAAGAGCTAAAATAGCTAGTTCTCGTAGCGATCAGTCGCAAAATAGTAAAGTAATTCAGATAGCCCAAGAACAGTTAAAAACTCTGTTACGTAGCCAAAGCAAAATCGTCTGGGATGCCACCAGCTTAAGATATGACTTTAGACAGCAGATCATTAGCATTAGTCGTCAATACGGCGCATTAATAACCTTGGTAATCTTTCACTGTCCTGAGACAATCTATCTTGAACGCAACCGCCAGCGTCGTCATAGCATCCCCGAAGAAGTATTATACCAACAACTACAGTCTTTAGAATTTCCCGAATTAGATGAAGGCGATCGCACTATTATTGTCGATGAACATGGTAACACCCTGGCCACCCACGGAACTTGTTAA